The following coding sequences lie in one Treponema sp. OMZ 790 genomic window:
- a CDS encoding TrmH family RNA methyltransferase, with protein sequence MPEIFKLYNLPQKQRCRKILRILESAEAALVQNKADEFLDVFYLRSLLKIILEDLEPSSAIKIKNWIENPQENDKRKIINFVRYELYKKLDTAPAEWDLILPNSGADEIANFRRSFFEGVYVYAEDIRTPFNIGSIFRTAESFGVEKVFLSHDCVSPDNPKAKRTAMGCTEYLPWERAGLESLPDLPLIVLETGGTDISKFEFPKKGIVVIGSEELGVSPEAIKKAQGRVITIPMYGIKASINVSVAFGICMQKWCEALTADYRS encoded by the coding sequence ATGCCCGAAATTTTTAAACTTTATAATTTACCGCAAAAACAGCGATGCCGTAAAATATTGCGTATATTGGAATCGGCTGAAGCTGCTCTTGTGCAAAACAAGGCTGACGAATTCTTGGATGTTTTTTATCTGCGTTCTCTTTTAAAAATCATTTTAGAAGATTTAGAACCTTCCTCTGCAATAAAAATTAAAAACTGGATTGAAAATCCGCAAGAAAACGATAAAAGAAAAATTATCAATTTTGTACGGTATGAACTTTACAAAAAACTTGATACGGCTCCTGCGGAGTGGGATTTGATTTTGCCTAATTCCGGTGCCGATGAAATTGCAAATTTCAGGCGGAGTTTTTTTGAAGGAGTCTATGTCTATGCCGAAGATATCCGCACCCCCTTTAACATAGGCTCGATTTTTAGAACAGCCGAATCCTTCGGGGTCGAAAAAGTTTTTTTGTCTCACGACTGCGTTTCTCCTGACAACCCCAAGGCTAAAAGAACCGCAATGGGCTGCACCGAATATCTTCCATGGGAGAGGGCCGGACTTGAAAGCCTGCCTGACCTTCCGCTGATTGTGCTTGAAACGGGCGGAACGGATATTTCAAAGTTTGAATTTCCAAAAAAAGGAATTGTTGTGATAGGCTCGGAAGAATTGGGGGTCAGCCCCGAAGCTATAAAAAAAGCCCAAGGACGGGTTATCACAATTCCTATGTACGGAATAAAGGCCTCGATAAATGTGAGCGTTGCCTTCGGTATCTGTATGCAAAAATGGTGTGAAGCTCTTACGGCAGATTACCGGTCATAA
- a CDS encoding iron-containing alcohol dehydrogenase codes for MADFVFKLSSKVILGNYSLARIGEEVIKFGNNFMFIVDPFFEDMGLVDKIKKSLEEKHISLFMFNGFEQTADSEVVERALSLARGAHIRGVIACGDMTACAIGRAIAALYNEDKPVYRYIEGEPITAESLPLIQIPTTCSDPFLFGTSSFIVDSRNRTVNLLKIKEDLCDLVIFDSNTYAGLAPNAMTSMIFAGLSSTFEAYVSTKGSFFSETILGKAVEIFLISLDPQHEKLVGMPREELVAQAACLSSIGIAVSAPGLGTAIALAAGGRYRISSPLISTILLPHVVNDAISSSLSKTAAVARMLGETMLEGGDAAEVSKRGVEEIRRRLAEANLPIRLKDIDLTIESLVPVAEDAARLSFMNYSPRPLANHDIFEIIKQAF; via the coding sequence ATGGCAGATTTTGTTTTTAAGCTTTCATCAAAGGTTATTTTAGGTAACTATTCTCTTGCCCGCATCGGTGAAGAAGTCATAAAATTCGGGAATAATTTTATGTTTATCGTGGATCCGTTTTTTGAGGACATGGGTTTGGTCGATAAGATCAAAAAATCTCTTGAAGAAAAACACATATCCCTTTTTATGTTTAACGGTTTTGAACAGACCGCCGATTCCGAAGTTGTCGAAAGAGCCCTTTCGCTGGCAAGAGGAGCCCATATAAGAGGAGTCATAGCTTGCGGCGATATGACAGCTTGTGCCATAGGCCGGGCTATTGCTGCTCTTTATAATGAAGACAAACCCGTTTATCGGTATATTGAAGGCGAACCTATCACAGCCGAATCCTTGCCTCTTATTCAAATTCCCACAACATGCAGTGATCCTTTTTTATTCGGAACTTCCAGTTTTATTGTCGATTCAAGGAACCGAACGGTAAACCTATTAAAAATAAAAGAAGATTTATGCGACCTTGTAATTTTTGATTCGAATACCTATGCAGGCCTTGCTCCCAATGCGATGACCTCAATGATCTTTGCAGGTTTAAGTTCTACTTTTGAAGCCTATGTTTCAACAAAGGGCAGTTTCTTTTCTGAAACCATTCTGGGCAAGGCTGTCGAAATATTTTTAATTTCTCTTGACCCTCAACATGAAAAATTGGTTGGAATGCCCAGAGAAGAACTTGTAGCTCAGGCGGCTTGTCTTTCATCCATAGGAATTGCCGTGTCCGCTCCGGGGCTCGGAACCGCTATTGCGCTTGCGGCAGGCGGGCGGTATAGAATCTCAAGCCCCCTTATTTCGACCATTTTGCTTCCCCACGTTGTCAACGATGCAATTTCTTCCAGCCTTTCAAAAACGGCGGCTGTAGCAAGAATGTTGGGTGAAACCATGCTTGAAGGCGGAGATGCCGCCGAAGTGTCAAAAAGAGGTGTTGAAGAAATTAGAAGGCGGCTTGCCGAAGCTAATTTGCCCATCCGCTTAAAAGACATAGATTTGACTATAGAATCTCTTGTGCCTGTCGCAGAAGATGCTGCGCGTTTGAGCTTTATGAACTACAGTCCAAGACCTCTTGCAAACCATGATATTTTTGAAATTATAAAACAAGCTTTTTAA
- the fliR gene encoding flagellar biosynthetic protein FliR produces MQPFDFILNKEPIFLLAAVRIFAILMTSPLMSMRNVSRIAKVALAGLTAFMVTPYAYPDFRNLNAFSLEYLLLLLGEGLIGVLTGFFISILFSTFSTAGQFFSFQMGFGASGVFDALAQVENPLIGQYFNFIAVLIFLRINGFQRLFLGGIMKGIEHVNCFMFLQKQDELSTYLLGAIGNLFFNAMIIALPVMGTLILIHITMGLLTKAAPQMNLLSEGFPITILTAFFILALALPFFINTFEIMLEKGLLNFWRLLDSLGGAK; encoded by the coding sequence ATGCAGCCCTTTGATTTTATTCTAAATAAAGAACCTATTTTTTTACTCGCAGCAGTTCGAATTTTTGCCATATTGATGACTTCTCCCCTAATGTCGATGCGCAATGTTTCGCGAATAGCAAAGGTTGCTCTTGCCGGCTTGACTGCATTTATGGTTACCCCCTATGCCTATCCTGATTTCAGAAATTTAAATGCATTTAGCCTTGAATATCTTCTTTTACTTTTGGGGGAAGGCCTTATCGGGGTTTTAACCGGGTTTTTTATAAGCATTTTATTTTCTACATTCAGTACAGCAGGACAGTTTTTTTCATTTCAGATGGGTTTCGGGGCTTCCGGAGTTTTTGATGCTCTGGCTCAAGTTGAAAACCCTCTTATAGGTCAATATTTTAACTTTATCGCAGTCCTCATTTTTTTACGCATAAACGGCTTTCAGCGCCTTTTTTTAGGCGGTATAATGAAGGGCATTGAACATGTCAACTGTTTTATGTTCTTACAAAAACAAGATGAACTTTCAACCTATCTTTTAGGTGCGATTGGAAATCTTTTTTTTAATGCAATGATAATTGCCTTGCCGGTTATGGGTACGCTCATTTTAATTCACATAACAATGGGTCTTTTAACAAAGGCGGCTCCTCAGATGAACCTTTTATCCGAAGGCTTCCCAATTACCATTTTAACCGCCTTTTTTATTTTGGCCCTTGCTCTGCCTTTTTTTATAAACACCTTTGAAATTATGTTGGAAAAAGGCTTATTGAATTTTTGGAGGCTTTTAGACAGCCTCGGAGGTGCTAAATGA
- a CDS encoding M20 family peptidase, whose protein sequence is MNYFYLLFLLLVFPLWLVLRALTFKPKKLNKIIIEDIDMDFDKAISRFAGMIKIPTVSHADVSLEDSAVFKKFQDYLNAAYPLVTKTCPRRILGPKGLLYHWKGKSSEKASVFMAHYDVVPVNREGWSRDPFGAEIIDNVLWGRGTLDTKCTLCGVMEAAEYLLSKGFVPEHDIYLSFSGDEEPHGPSCPAIVEELKKENIKIDFVLDEGGAVVEGVFPGIKERFAVIGIGEKGQMDVELSMESKGGHASTPPRHTIVGELSQAVCNIENNPLPMHVTPPVSAMFDVLGRHAGLGMRLVFANLKVFYPLFNLLTKKTGGELNAMLRTTTAVTKMSGSDAFNVIPPKASIGINIRYLAEDGRENIVSHFKRVIKNEDVKIEVKYDEEPSRYSKIDCPEFELLSDAIRQTWEDALVTPYLMMACSDSRHYSRISDKVYRFSAMHLTKEERGLIHGNDERIRLDEFKRTLAFFVRIMNKF, encoded by the coding sequence ATGAATTATTTTTACCTGTTATTTTTGCTTCTTGTGTTTCCTTTATGGTTAGTATTAAGGGCTCTTACATTTAAACCTAAAAAACTAAATAAGATTATTATCGAAGATATCGATATGGACTTTGACAAGGCTATAAGCCGTTTTGCCGGAATGATAAAGATTCCGACAGTATCTCATGCCGATGTAAGCCTTGAAGACTCTGCCGTTTTTAAAAAATTTCAAGACTATCTTAACGCGGCCTACCCTCTGGTAACCAAAACCTGTCCGCGGCGAATCTTGGGACCTAAGGGGCTCCTCTATCATTGGAAGGGAAAGAGCTCCGAAAAGGCCTCGGTTTTCATGGCCCATTATGATGTAGTTCCCGTAAACCGAGAGGGCTGGAGCCGGGATCCCTTCGGGGCGGAAATTATAGATAATGTGCTTTGGGGCCGCGGTACCTTGGACACTAAGTGCACCCTCTGCGGCGTAATGGAAGCTGCCGAATATCTCCTTTCAAAAGGTTTTGTACCCGAGCATGATATTTATCTTTCCTTTTCGGGGGATGAGGAGCCGCACGGCCCAAGCTGTCCTGCAATAGTCGAAGAGCTTAAAAAAGAAAACATAAAAATAGACTTCGTTCTCGATGAAGGAGGAGCTGTAGTTGAAGGGGTCTTCCCCGGCATTAAAGAAAGGTTTGCCGTAATCGGTATAGGAGAAAAGGGACAGATGGATGTGGAGCTTTCGATGGAAAGCAAGGGCGGGCACGCCTCAACACCTCCTCGGCACACAATAGTAGGAGAGCTCTCTCAGGCTGTTTGCAATATCGAAAACAATCCCCTCCCCATGCATGTAACGCCTCCCGTTTCGGCAATGTTCGACGTCCTCGGCCGTCATGCAGGCCTTGGGATGAGATTAGTCTTTGCAAACCTAAAAGTTTTCTATCCCTTATTTAATCTGCTTACCAAAAAAACAGGCGGGGAATTAAACGCAATGCTCCGCACGACAACGGCGGTAACAAAGATGTCCGGCTCCGATGCCTTTAATGTTATTCCGCCTAAGGCGAGCATAGGAATCAATATCCGCTATTTGGCCGAAGACGGAAGAGAGAATATTGTTTCTCATTTTAAAAGAGTAATAAAAAATGAAGACGTAAAGATAGAGGTAAAATATGATGAGGAACCAAGCCGCTATTCAAAAATAGATTGCCCCGAATTTGAACTTTTAAGCGATGCAATCAGGCAAACTTGGGAAGACGCTCTTGTAACTCCATATCTTATGATGGCCTGCTCGGATTCCCGCCATTACTCAAGAATCTCGGACAAGGTATACCGTTTTTCTGCGATGCACTTAACAAAGGAAGAAAGAGGCTTGATTCACGGCAATGATGAAAGAATACGCCTGGACGAGTTTAAACGCACCCTTGCCTTTTTTGTACGCATAATGAATAAATTTTAA
- the fliQ gene encoding flagellar biosynthesis protein FliQ, translating to MTTGTIVTLMREGIGIILMLSAPILVAALLVGLIVAIFQATTSIQEQTLTFVPKILTILGMLALLATWMITVLREYFVSLMNLIPQLVR from the coding sequence ATGACTACAGGTACTATAGTTACTTTAATGCGTGAAGGTATAGGTATAATACTTATGCTTTCTGCACCCATCTTAGTTGCAGCTCTTTTGGTCGGCTTGATTGTGGCGATCTTTCAGGCGACTACTTCTATACAGGAACAGACGCTTACCTTTGTTCCCAAAATTTTAACTATTTTGGGAATGCTGGCTCTTTTGGCAACTTGGATGATTACAGTATTACGGGAATATTTTGTTTCTTTAATGAATTTAATTCCTCAACTGGTAAGATAA
- a CDS encoding cyclodeaminase/cyclohydrolase family protein, producing the protein MELVKMTVSAFVDETASDSPAPGGGSVSALAGSLASALGQMVIRLTTGKKAFASLDEKTQEEFKAQLPKLEKAQKRLVEIIDEDTQAFNAFMEALKLPKDTDEQKAKRNKAMSDATVVAMQVPLETAKTCLDVLRFLPIVAVHGNKNAASDAGVAALNARSGLEGAILNVKINLGGIDDAPLCEKTRAECNKMLEEGEKLKIEILKTIYSKIE; encoded by the coding sequence ATGGAATTAGTAAAGATGACGGTAAGTGCCTTTGTTGACGAAACAGCCAGTGATTCTCCGGCTCCCGGAGGAGGCTCGGTTTCAGCCTTGGCAGGTTCGCTCGCCTCTGCCCTCGGTCAGATGGTTATCCGCCTGACAACAGGAAAAAAAGCCTTTGCTTCCCTTGACGAAAAAACTCAAGAAGAATTTAAGGCCCAGCTTCCTAAATTGGAAAAGGCACAAAAACGATTGGTCGAAATTATTGATGAAGACACTCAGGCCTTTAATGCCTTTATGGAAGCCTTAAAGCTGCCTAAGGATACCGATGAGCAAAAGGCAAAACGTAATAAGGCTATGTCCGATGCTACTGTTGTAGCCATGCAGGTTCCGCTTGAAACAGCTAAAACCTGTTTGGATGTTTTACGCTTTTTACCCATTGTTGCCGTTCACGGAAACAAAAATGCCGCATCCGATGCCGGCGTTGCAGCCCTTAATGCCCGCTCCGGTTTGGAAGGTGCTATCTTAAATGTCAAGATAAACCTCGGCGGTATTGACGATGCTCCCCTCTGCGAAAAGACAAGGGCAGAATGCAATAAGATGCTTGAAGAAGGCGAAAAGCTAAAGATCGAAATTTTAAAGACAATCTATTCAAAGATCGAATAG
- the hutI gene encoding imidazolonepropionase — protein MILFISDSIFTSTEKKGEDFDKAFAGYIVVENGIIQKVGKGEAPESLKSQAEKIIDARGKTITAGLVDAHTHLVHGGSREHELAMKLEGKSYLEIHASGGGIFSTVRATRAASKEELTQKAMASLDRMLIHGTTTAESKSGYGLDMDTEIKCLEINSYLNENHPIDIVSTYMGAHATPPEFKDNKEGYIKFMIEEVMPEVKRRGLAEFSDAFCEDKIFSVEETERIMKAAKELGFKLKLHADEIVPLKGAELAAKMNAHSAEHLMAISDEGVTALAKSGTVAVLLPATSFFLMSPIYAPAKKMIEEGVRVALATDYNPGSSPTENLQMSMWAACFKMKLLPAQILRGVTINAAYAIDREKTIGSIEEGKQADLVIFDAPNIDYLVYHFGVNSVVQVWKKGKQVVENKQIIYKART, from the coding sequence ATGATTTTATTTATAAGCGACAGTATTTTCACTTCTACCGAAAAAAAAGGCGAGGATTTTGATAAGGCCTTCGCAGGTTACATCGTGGTAGAAAACGGTATTATTCAAAAGGTAGGCAAGGGCGAGGCTCCCGAAAGTTTAAAAAGCCAAGCCGAAAAAATAATTGATGCAAGAGGAAAGACCATTACTGCAGGGCTTGTCGATGCCCACACCCACTTGGTGCACGGCGGCTCGCGCGAACATGAGCTTGCAATGAAGCTCGAAGGAAAAAGCTATCTTGAAATACACGCAAGCGGCGGAGGCATTTTCAGCACCGTAAGAGCGACAAGAGCTGCCTCAAAAGAAGAGTTGACACAGAAGGCTATGGCAAGCCTTGACCGAATGCTCATTCACGGTACAACAACTGCCGAATCAAAGAGCGGTTACGGTCTTGATATGGATACCGAAATTAAGTGTCTCGAGATAAACTCTTATCTAAACGAAAATCATCCTATCGACATTGTTTCGACCTATATGGGAGCTCATGCAACCCCGCCCGAATTCAAGGACAATAAAGAAGGCTATATCAAGTTTATGATAGAAGAGGTTATGCCCGAGGTTAAAAGACGGGGCTTGGCCGAGTTTTCCGATGCCTTTTGTGAGGACAAGATTTTTTCTGTAGAAGAAACCGAAAGAATAATGAAGGCTGCTAAAGAGCTGGGCTTTAAGTTAAAGCTTCATGCAGACGAGATAGTTCCCTTAAAGGGAGCCGAGCTTGCCGCAAAGATGAATGCACACTCTGCAGAGCACCTGATGGCGATCTCCGATGAGGGAGTTACGGCTCTTGCAAAATCGGGAACCGTTGCCGTTCTTCTTCCGGCCACCTCTTTCTTTTTGATGTCGCCTATTTATGCGCCTGCAAAAAAGATGATTGAAGAAGGCGTAAGGGTCGCCCTTGCAACCGATTATAACCCCGGAAGCAGCCCGACCGAAAACCTGCAAATGTCTATGTGGGCGGCTTGTTTTAAGATGAAGCTTTTACCTGCACAGATTTTACGCGGAGTAACCATCAATGCAGCCTATGCAATCGACCGCGAAAAAACTATAGGCAGCATCGAAGAAGGAAAACAGGCAGACCTTGTTATCTTTGATGCTCCCAATATCGATTACCTTGTTTATCACTTCGGTGTAAATTCCGTTGTTCAGGTTTGGAAAAAGGGAAAACAAGTCGTAGAGAATAAGCAGATAATTTACAAGGCCCGTACATAA
- the flhB gene encoding flagellar biosynthesis protein FlhB, which produces MINIESDLLYQKYFSQEELLLNKKIGLQWFAAEDEGRTEDPTEYKIRKAREEGRVAKSQDLNAAMVVLLPVITLIIMGPYIFKSLMQVISFFFERCTTEDVLNGAWFGIFVSYFFRTVFPITAVALISGVLGNIIQNRGFLFSTKPIKPDFKRVTPNFVRFFKRALFSAEGLFNLAKSLFKVAIIGFIGYLVIKNNITKMIALLQSDFTNSIIFIAKTAAQILVYASIALVLLSIPDYFFQKRQFSESLKMSKTEVTDEYKELEGDPMVKAQINRQMQSILQKTGIKNVPDADVVITNPTHYAVALQWKQGVMPAPMVISKGVDAAAQNIKRIAKENNIPTIENVPLARALYANVDLGQIIPSEYYKSLSIIFLKIYSLKEKEMLRKRWR; this is translated from the coding sequence ATGATAAACATAGAATCAGACCTCCTTTATCAAAAGTATTTTTCGCAAGAAGAGCTCCTCCTCAATAAAAAGATAGGCTTGCAGTGGTTCGCTGCAGAAGACGAAGGCAGAACAGAAGACCCGACCGAGTACAAAATACGCAAAGCCCGGGAAGAAGGAAGAGTTGCAAAAAGTCAAGACCTAAACGCTGCCATGGTTGTGCTGCTTCCCGTAATCACTCTTATAATAATGGGGCCTTATATCTTTAAATCCTTAATGCAGGTTATTTCTTTCTTTTTTGAGCGCTGCACGACGGAAGACGTTTTAAACGGAGCATGGTTCGGTATCTTTGTTTCGTATTTTTTTAGAACGGTTTTCCCGATAACCGCTGTTGCTTTAATTTCGGGAGTATTGGGAAACATTATTCAAAACAGAGGCTTTTTATTTTCGACAAAGCCTATCAAGCCCGATTTTAAAAGGGTTACCCCCAATTTTGTACGCTTTTTTAAAAGAGCTTTATTTTCTGCCGAGGGGCTTTTTAATTTGGCAAAATCGCTTTTTAAGGTTGCTATTATAGGTTTTATAGGATATCTTGTTATAAAGAACAATATTACAAAGATGATAGCCCTGCTTCAATCCGATTTTACTAATTCAATAATTTTTATCGCTAAAACGGCAGCTCAAATATTGGTCTATGCCTCCATCGCTCTGGTTCTTTTAAGTATTCCGGATTACTTTTTTCAAAAACGCCAGTTTTCCGAATCCTTAAAAATGTCAAAAACGGAAGTAACCGATGAGTACAAAGAATTGGAAGGAGACCCGATGGTAAAGGCCCAGATAAACAGACAGATGCAGTCAATCCTGCAAAAAACCGGCATAAAAAATGTGCCTGATGCCGATGTCGTTATTACAAACCCGACCCACTATGCGGTCGCTCTTCAATGGAAACAAGGGGTTATGCCTGCTCCCATGGTTATATCGAAGGGAGTTGATGCGGCAGCCCAAAACATAAAAAGGATTGCCAAAGAAAACAACATTCCTACAATTGAAAATGTTCCTCTGGCGCGGGCTCTTTATGCCAATGTAGATTTAGGACAGATAATTCCAAGCGAATACTATAAATCGCTTTCGATTATATTCTTAAAAATTTACTCGCTAAAAGAAAAAGAAATGTTAAGGAAAAGATGGAGGTAA
- a CDS encoding ferritin: MNEKITKALNEQINKEMESAYLYLGMAVHFEAEALLGFAHWMQSQAKEEMEHALKIYKYLFEIGAKPVLGAIGAQSTEYGKPVDVIKKVLEHEKFVTASITSLYELALAEKDYKTQSFLTWFINEQVEEEANVTAILDKFKYIDNNAGLMILDKELGERA, from the coding sequence ATGAACGAAAAAATTACAAAGGCTTTAAACGAACAAATTAACAAAGAAATGGAATCGGCTTATTTGTATTTGGGAATGGCTGTACATTTTGAAGCTGAGGCTCTTTTAGGTTTTGCCCATTGGATGCAGAGCCAAGCTAAAGAAGAAATGGAACATGCTCTTAAAATATACAAATACTTGTTTGAAATAGGAGCAAAACCGGTTTTAGGAGCCATCGGTGCCCAAAGTACCGAATACGGAAAACCCGTCGATGTAATCAAAAAGGTTTTGGAACATGAAAAATTCGTAACCGCTTCAATCACAAGCCTTTACGAGTTAGCCCTAGCCGAAAAAGACTATAAAACTCAAAGCTTTTTAACTTGGTTTATAAATGAACAGGTTGAAGAAGAAGCCAACGTTACGGCTATCTTGGATAAGTTTAAATATATTGACAACAATGCAGGCCTTATGATTCTTGATAAAGAATTAGGCGAAAGAGCCTAA
- the deoC gene encoding deoxyribose-phosphate aldolase, with amino-acid sequence MELNKYIDHTLLKPTASEKDIIKICNEAKEYHFASVCVNPCNVSLVSKELKDSDVKVCSVISFPFGTSSTEVKVEEAKKAIEAGAEEIDMVINVGKLLEGNLEYTQNEVNAITKACHDKNALLKVIVETCYLEEKNIADICAIIEKAGADFIKTSTGYGSRGASVEDIKLFKKYLKKDTKIKASGGVRTREDAETYIGLGCSRIGASSGIAIVTGK; translated from the coding sequence ATGGAATTAAATAAATATATAGATCACACCCTTCTTAAACCGACAGCTTCCGAAAAGGATATAATCAAAATTTGTAACGAAGCAAAGGAATACCATTTTGCTTCCGTGTGTGTAAATCCTTGCAATGTTTCGTTAGTGAGTAAGGAGCTGAAAGATTCGGATGTAAAGGTGTGCAGCGTTATTTCTTTTCCTTTTGGAACTTCTTCAACAGAGGTAAAAGTAGAAGAAGCTAAAAAAGCAATTGAAGCCGGGGCGGAAGAAATAGACATGGTTATAAATGTCGGAAAACTTTTGGAAGGAAACTTGGAATATACTCAAAATGAGGTGAACGCCATTACAAAGGCCTGCCATGACAAAAATGCCCTTCTTAAAGTGATTGTCGAAACCTGCTATCTTGAAGAAAAAAATATCGCAGATATTTGTGCAATTATCGAAAAGGCCGGAGCCGATTTTATAAAAACCTCGACAGGCTACGGTTCCCGCGGTGCCTCAGTTGAAGATATAAAACTGTTTAAAAAGTACTTAAAAAAAGATACGAAGATAAAGGCCTCAGGCGGAGTACGCACCCGCGAAGATGCGGAAACCTACATCGGCTTGGGCTGTTCAAGAATAGGTGCAAGCAGCGGTATCGCAATAGTTACCGGCAAGTAA